The Longimicrobiaceae bacterium genomic sequence ATTGTGCATTCCGTGTTACCGTTGGGGCAACTCTCACCGGGAGATGCCCATGCGCCGAGCGTTGCCGGAGGTTCGCGAGTCTGAGGAGAAGCTGCGGGAGATGCTGGCGAAGACGCGGGACGCGAAACGTCAGCGCAGGGTCCACCTCCTGGTCCTGATCCGCTCGGGCGAGGTGCGGACGCGGGAGGCCGCCGCGCGGCACCTGGGAGTGCACCGCAACAGCGTCAGCGACTGGCTGGCGGAGTACGAGGCCCGCGGGCTGGAAGGGATGCTGGAGATCGGGAAGCCGGGTGCCCGGCCGGGACAGAAGGTGCTCACTCCCGCCGTGCTGAGGCAGCTGAAGGAGCGCCTGGATGGTGAAGGCTTCGGCAGCTACGGGGAGATCAAGGCGTGGCTGGCGCGTGAGTTCGAACTGGAGATCCCGTACGGGACCGTGTATGGCCTGGTGCGGTTCCGGCTGGCCAGCAAGCTGAAGCGGGCACGGCCGCGGCATGTAAAAAAACGCCGTCGCGGGCGCTGCCTTCCCCCTCTGGCTGAAGCGGCTCGTCGCGCTCCTGATCGCCTTCTCCCCCCTGCCGGTCCGCTGCTTCTTCGAAGACGAGACGCGCCTGGGCCTTCATGACTCCCAGACGCGGCGGCGCATCACGGCCCGCGGGGTGAAGCCGATCCAGCCGATGCTCCCGCGCTACCAGTACCTCTGGTTCTACGGCGCAGTCGAACCCGCCACGGGTGAGTCGTTCTTCCTTGAGTTGCCCGCCCTCGACACGAAGTGCTTCCAAGCGTTCCTGGACGAGTTCTCTCGCGCCTACCCCGACACCCTGAACCTGCTGGTGCTCGACGGAGCGCCGGCGCACATCGCGCGGGCGCTCGTCATTCCGGAGAACGTGTATCTCGCGCGGCTGCCACCCTACTCACCCGAGCTGAACCCGGTCGAGCGCGTGTGGCAGGACCTACGCAAGCGCATGGGAGACGCGCTCCCCCCAAGCCTTGACGCCCTTGCCGAGTCCGCCGCGGCTGCCCTGCGCAGCTACACCTGCCATGCACTCGCCTCGCTCACCAACTACGGCTACCCCAGTCTCCTGAAAATGCACATAGAATTTTAGAAAATGGTATCAGTGCGAGATGCCGACGGACACGCCGAGGTGGAAGGTGAGCAGGTCCGTGTCGCTGCGCACGGGCGTGACGGTGATGGTGTTGTCCGGGTTGTCGTGGATGTCGCCCTTGCGGAGGTAGCGCGCCTGGCCGTTGTTGTGGTAGCGCAGCCCGGCGTCTATGGAGATGGGCGAGGCGCCGCGGCGCACCGGCACGTACACGCCCGCGCCGCCGCCCCACGAGAAGGTGGCGTCGTGGTAGTTGGTGGTGCTGGCGAACGTCTCGCCGCTGCTGGTGCCCTGGAGCGACGACTCGGTGAAGAGGTACGACACGCCCGCGAAGCCGTTCACGTACGGCCGCAGCAGCCCGTTGGGCAGCCCCACCTGCGGGCCCACGCCCACGAAGGCGATGTTGTTGGTGGTGTTCAGGTCCACCTGTATGCGCCCGCCCACCGTGGGGCTCAGCGCGACGCGCTGGTGCTCGCTGCCGTACACCACGAAGCCGCCGTCCAGCCGCAGCCCCACGATGCCCGCGCGGTCCAGCTTGCGGATCACGTGCGCGCCGCCGCCGAACCCCTG encodes the following:
- a CDS encoding helix-turn-helix domain-containing protein, with amino-acid sequence MRRALPEVRESEEKLREMLAKTRDAKRQRRVHLLVLIRSGEVRTREAAARHLGVHRNSVSDWLAEYEARGLEGMLEIGKPGARPGQKVLTPAVLRQLKERLDGEGFGSYGEIKAWLAREFELEIPYGTVYGLVRFRLASKLKRARPRHVKKRRRGRCLPPLAEAARRAPDRLLPPAGPLLLRRRDAPGPS
- a CDS encoding IS630 family transposase — its product is MGLHDSQTRRRITARGVKPIQPMLPRYQYLWFYGAVEPATGESFFLELPALDTKCFQAFLDEFSRAYPDTLNLLVLDGAPAHIARALVIPENVYLARLPPYSPELNPVERVWQDLRKRMGDALPPSLDALAESAAAALRSYTCHALASLTNYGYPSLLKMHIEF